A DNA window from Comamonas fluminis contains the following coding sequences:
- the rodA gene encoding rod shape-determining protein RodA, whose amino-acid sequence MSTTEFDKPSLLQRIVPLFRGFDFLLLLFVLLLASAGLLAMYSSGFDHGTRFTDHARNMLIAAGLLFVIAQIHPQQLMKVAVPLYTLGVALLVAVALFGITKKGATRWVNVGVVIQPSELLKIATPLMLAWWFQRREGNLRASDFVIAFVLLMLPVGLIMKQPDLGTSLLVMAAGLSVIFFAGLPWKLIVPPVVLGVIGVFLIIWYEPQLCADGVSWYFLHDYQRTRVCTLLDPTRDPLGKGFHIIQGMIAIGSGGVWGKGFMAGTQTHLEFIPERTTDFIFAAYSEEFGLVGNLFIIVCFLFLVWRGLAIAMHANSLFGRLMAAAVSMIFFTYAFVNMGMVSGILPVVGVPLPFISYGGTAMVTLGLSLGVLMSVSKAQRQLPGGDGHIPHG is encoded by the coding sequence ATGTCCACCACCGAATTCGACAAGCCATCGCTGCTGCAGCGCATTGTTCCGCTGTTTCGCGGCTTTGATTTCCTGCTGCTCCTGTTTGTCCTGCTGCTGGCCAGTGCGGGGCTGCTGGCCATGTATTCCTCGGGTTTTGACCACGGCACCCGCTTTACGGACCATGCCCGGAACATGCTGATTGCGGCGGGGCTGCTGTTTGTGATTGCCCAGATTCACCCCCAGCAGCTGATGAAGGTGGCTGTGCCGCTTTACACGCTGGGCGTGGCCTTGCTGGTGGCGGTGGCGCTGTTCGGCATCACCAAGAAGGGGGCCACGCGCTGGGTGAATGTGGGGGTGGTGATTCAGCCGTCCGAGTTGCTCAAGATCGCTACGCCGCTGATGCTGGCCTGGTGGTTCCAGCGCCGTGAAGGCAATTTGCGCGCTTCGGATTTTGTCATTGCCTTTGTGCTGCTCATGCTGCCCGTGGGGCTCATCATGAAGCAGCCTGACCTTGGCACCTCGCTGCTGGTGATGGCTGCAGGGCTGTCCGTCATCTTCTTTGCGGGCCTGCCCTGGAAGCTCATCGTGCCACCCGTGGTGCTGGGTGTGATTGGTGTGTTTCTCATCATCTGGTATGAGCCGCAGCTGTGTGCCGATGGCGTGAGCTGGTACTTTTTGCACGACTACCAGCGCACCCGGGTCTGCACGCTGCTGGACCCCACCCGTGACCCCCTGGGCAAGGGCTTTCACATCATTCAGGGCATGATCGCCATTGGCTCGGGCGGCGTCTGGGGCAAGGGCTTCATGGCAGGTACGCAAACCCATCTGGAATTCATCCCAGAGCGCACGACCGACTTCATCTTTGCCGCCTATTCCGAAGAGTTCGGCCTGGTGGGCAACCTCTTCATCATCGTCTGCTTCCTGTTTCTGGTCTGGCGCGGTCTGGCCATTGCCATGCATGCCAACTCGCTGTTTGGCCGCTTGATGGCCGCAGCGGTCTCCATGATTTTCTTCACCTATGCCTTTGTGAACATGGGCATGGTCAGCGGCATCCTGCCCGTGGTCGGCGTGCCCTTGCCCTTCATCAGCTATGGCGGCACGGCCATGGTGACGCTGGGCCTGTCACTGGGTGTGCTGATGTCTGTTTCCAAGGCGCAGCGGCAATTACCGGGCGGGGATGGGCACATACCCCATGGGTGA